CACCTCCTGGTCGTCGACGAGCAGAACCCGGATCATGTCGGGATCGCGGCTCGCAGGACCCAGCGGCCTCCTCCCGGTGTCGAGCCCGTCTCGAGGGTTCCGCCGATGGCGCCCACCCTCTCGCGCATGCCCGCGAGACCGCTTCCCGACCGTGCGGAAGGAGAGCGGTCGACGACGGCGTTGCTGATCTCGATCTCCACGCGACTGTGGGCGGGGCGTACCTCGACGGCGACGTCGATGGTGCCGGTTCCGTGCCGGACGGCGTTGGTCAGCCCCTCCTGCACTACCCGGTAGACCGTGAGCATCGTCGCCGCCGGCAGCGAGTCGAGACCGCGGCTAGGGGAGTAGGCGATGTCCGCGCCGGCGGAGCGGAATCCCTCCACGAGTTCGGGCACGTCACCTGTAAGCGGTGTCGGGGAGCCGCTCGCGGAGTCGTCTCGTAGCAGTCGGACGACGCTGCGGATGTCGTCCATCGATCGGCGCCCGTGCTGTTCGGCCCGCTCCAGGGATGCGCGGGCCGCGTCGGGATCGGACCTGAGCGCCAACCGTGCGGCCGTGGTGTGCAGCATCGACGCCGACAGCGTGTGGCCCACTACGTCGTGGACCTCGCCGGCGAGTCGGCGTCGCTCGTCGGTGAGCGTGCGCTGCGCGAGCCGGCGTTCGATCGTCACCCGTTCGTCGAGGACGTGCAACACGACGAGCATCACCCCGAGCATGCCGAGCCCGACGAGTGTGACCCGGGCGCCGAACTCGGGTCGACTCACACCCTGGCTGATCAGGACCAGCGAGATCGCGACCGGTACCGATACCCCCCACATCCGTGGACTCGAGTCGAGCGATCCGCCTGCCGCCGAGCCCAGCCCGATGGTCAAAGCCGCCCCGCCGACGAGGGTCGCGGCCAGGCCTCCGACCCATGACGTCTCCCACAGGCCGAGGCCCGCCGACCAGGTCGCGAACCCGGCCATGACGAGCCAGCGGGCATGGCGACGCGACGGATCGTTGGTGACCGCGCCATCGGGCTCGCTGTCGGAGGCCATGGTCGGATTCTCCCAGACGTTGGGTCCGGTGGCGTCAACCTGTGGACCGATTCCATCTGGCCCAGAAGATGACCGGACGTATCTGCCAGGCTGACGACGGCATGGTGCCGGCCGTTCAGACTCGTACTCACCGGGCGACCGATGTCGCCGCACAGAGGAATCGGAGGGAACAACACGATGGCTGAACGATCGCAACGAACGCAGTACGCCCCGCTGGTTTCGGGGCTCATCGGTGTCGCCGTGGGCGCGGCCATCGGCGCCGGCACCGGCATGTGGTGGATGATGGGTGTCCTCGGTGGCACCTTCGCCGGTCTGCCGCCGCTGTTCACGCGGAACAGACGCCGAGCGGCTTCCGGTACCGCCGCGCGCTGACGACGATGTACATGACATGCCTGCACCGCCGGCGAAGCCCCACGGTCGTATCCCACCACCGCAGGCGCGACCGGTGAAGGAGACATCTGCGACCCGGCCGGCATCGGGACCGGTGGCGGCAGGGGAACGCATCACGTCGCTCGACACGATCCGGGGCGTGGCCATCCTGGGGATCCTGCCCATGAATGCGTTGGCCTTCGGCCTCGACGGGGCCGCGTACTTCAACGTCTCCGCTGACGGGATCGGCCAGCCGCTCGACTGGGTCATCGGCGTGCTCACGATGGTCTTCATCGACCAGAAGATGATGGCGCTTTTCTCGTTGTTGTTCGGGGTCGGTGTCGTCATCTTCGCCGAGCGTGCCAAGGCGAAGGGTCGCAGGGTCGGCTGGCTCAGCCTGTGGCGGTTCGCGCTGCTGTTCGCCATCGGCATGGCTCACACAGCGCTGTGGTTCGGCGACGTCCTTGCGCTCTATGCGTTGTGCGCACCGGTCGTGCTGCTGGTGCGTCGCCTACCTTCCCGCCTGCTTGCCGCAGCGGGTGTCGCACTCGCGTTGGTAGGGACCGCAACCGCCCCCTTCTTCCAGTCTGCGACCGGCGGTGATCCCGCGGAGCTCGGCAAACTGTGGTTCGCCGGCGCCGACACGATGCCGTCCACCGCTGAAGCCTGGTTTCTCCTCAACGCGGTGGGCCGGGCCCTCGGCCTCATGCTCATCGGGGTGGCGCTGTATCGCCTCGGCATAGTCCAAGGCGAACGCGACGACGCCTACTACCGGCGTCTCGCCCGGTGGGGTCTCGGTGTCGGCGCTGCCGTCACCGTCGCCGGCTCGGCGTGGCACATCGGCACCGACTGGTCCGCCGACCATGCCATCACCGGCACCATCCCCACCGGGATCGGCACTATCCCGATGGCACTGGGCTACATGGCGGCGATCATCGTGTGGAACCGCAGCGGCAGTCGCCACCTCGAATGCTTCCGCAACACCGGCCGGATGGCGCTCACCAACTACCTCACCCAGACCGTGCTCGGTCTCTTGACTCTGGGTTGGCTGCTCGACGGCGTCGATCTCACCCGCACCCTCATCGCGCTGTGGATCCTCGGTGTCTGGGCGCTGGCACTGTGGTGGTCGACCTGGTGGCTCGAACGCTTCCGTTACGGGCCGCTCGAGTGGGCGTGGCGATGCGTCACCTACCGGTCCTGGCAGCCGCTACGCAGGTCGCCCATCACCGCCTGACGCGTGCGGCCTCGCGTCTGGCCATACATATCCGAACAGATATAGTGACGATGTGAATCCGATTGTTGCCATCCGGTCCGTGTCGAGGTGGACCCAGGCGCGGCTTGCCGCTGCCGCCGGGACGTCGCAGCCGACGATCGCCGCCTACGAGGCCGGAACGAAGAGCCCGACATGGCGAACGGTCGAAGCGGTCGCCGAGGCGGCGGGACTGGCGTGCTACCCCGCGGTCGGAACGCCGATGACTCGCGAGGAGCTACAGAGCCACGCGCTGCACTTCGCTATCGCCGCGAAGCTGAGTGCCGACCCTGACGCGGTCATCAGGCGCTGCCGACGCAACATCGCCCGGATGCGTGACGTCAACCCGCATGCGGCACGCCTGCTCGACGAGTGGGATCGGATCCTCGACCGGCCCGTCCGTGAAATCGTGGCGAGAATGCTCGACCCGGGGGAACACGCACGGGAACTCCGCCACGTCAGCCCGTTCGCCGGACTGCTGAGTGCCCGAGAGCGGGCGGCGGTGCTGCGATCGGCCAGGGACGCAGCGTGAACCGCGACGCGTTCGACCACACGGTGAGGGCCGCCGCAGCCGTACTCGGCGACGAGGAGATCCTCGTGATCGGGAGTCAGGCACTCCATGCATCTGTGCCGCATCCACTGCCGCCGGAGGCGGAACGATCCGTCGAGGTCGACGTGGTCCCATTCCGGGACGCCGACCACACCAGGGCGGACCTGATCGACGGTTCGATCGGCGAGGCGTCGATGTTCCACGAGAGCTTCGGCTACTACGCACAGGGCGTCTCGGAGAGCACAGCCGTACTCCCGGTCGGCTGGCGCGACCGGCTGGTGCGCTACGAGTCCCCCGCGACGAACGGCGTCGTCGCATGGTGTCTCGAGGTGCACGACCTCTGGCTGTCGAAGGCGGCGGCGTTGCGCGAGAAGGACATCGACTTCTGCTCGGCGCTGCTCGACCGGACCCTGGTCAGGGTCGACACGCTCCTCGAACGACTCGAGGACATGGACCTCCCTCCCGAGCGCCGGGACCGGGTCCGCGCACTCGTCGACCGGAGCGCCGCCGGAGCGTGACGTCGCGTGTAGCGTCGGGTCGTGCCAAGTGGTCGACTGTCGACGCGACCGGACGAGCGGTGTCACCTGCTGCCGGAGCGAGGAGCAGGTGGTTGGGATCCACGGAGGTCGTCACTGGGCTGCGATCCGGAAGATCTGGTGGCGGTTGCGGAATCCGGCGCGTCGAATGACCGACTGGGCGGCGACGTTGGTGGGTTCGGTCGAACACCGTGGCGTCATGTCGTGGCCGGTGCAGATCTCGGCCAGTGAGTGCATGAGGCGACTGCCGATTCCTCGACCGCGGAGCTCGGAAGAGACGACGAGGCCGAGGTGGGCGTTACCGGGCGACCGGTGGTCGGCCCGGCACTCTCCCGTTGCGGTGATCCGACCGTCGGCTTCGACGAGGTGGAGTTCCTGCAGATCGATGCGTTCAGCCAGGAACGACGTCAGGAACGCCTCGGGCGATCCGGTCTCCGCCTGGTAGAAGTCGACCGCAGCGGCGTGGTCGGCGCTGGTCGCGAGGCGGACCGCGACGGTCTCGTCGCTTTCCGGATCTGTGGCGAGGTCGTACATCAACGCGACCGGGCGAGGAGCGCCACCTCGGGTGAGGCTGAGCGCAAGGAACCTCGGGTCGACCGTGGATGCCACCGCAGCCGTGATGTTCAGCTCGCTGACGATGCGGTCGAACACGTCGGCCGCGGCGTCTTCGAGATCGTCGCTGAGGTGAAAGCCGTGGAGTTGGGCGTCGTCGTCGACGGAGAACCGGCCGACGAGTTGCGTGCCGAGGGTCAGCGAGTAGGGCTCGGCCATGTCGGCGAACGTCGCCCACATGTCGTCCTCCGGTGCCACGAGCGTTCGCTGGCGATCCGGGGTGAGTCGTCGATAGGCATCGCCGGCTCCGGTGCCCACTTCGATGCGGGCTGAGTCGAGCTTCATTCCTGCGTCCTCGGTCTGGGGTTGGTCGAGTGGGTGGCGATTGCATCGATCACGAGGTCGATGG
This DNA window, taken from Acidimicrobiales bacterium, encodes the following:
- a CDS encoding histidine kinase — protein: MASDSEPDGAVTNDPSRRHARWLVMAGFATWSAGLGLWETSWVGGLAATLVGGAALTIGLGSAAGGSLDSSPRMWGVSVPVAISLVLISQGVSRPEFGARVTLVGLGMLGVMLVVLHVLDERVTIERRLAQRTLTDERRRLAGEVHDVVGHTLSASMLHTTAARLALRSDPDAARASLERAEQHGRRSMDDIRSVVRLLRDDSASGSPTPLTGDVPELVEGFRSAGADIAYSPSRGLDSLPAATMLTVYRVVQEGLTNAVRHGTGTIDVAVEVRPAHSRVEIEISNAVVDRSPSARSGSGLAGMRERVGAIGGTLETGSTPGGGRWVLRAAIPT
- a CDS encoding DUF418 domain-containing protein, whose product is MKETSATRPASGPVAAGERITSLDTIRGVAILGILPMNALAFGLDGAAYFNVSADGIGQPLDWVIGVLTMVFIDQKMMALFSLLFGVGVVIFAERAKAKGRRVGWLSLWRFALLFAIGMAHTALWFGDVLALYALCAPVVLLVRRLPSRLLAAAGVALALVGTATAPFFQSATGGDPAELGKLWFAGADTMPSTAEAWFLLNAVGRALGLMLIGVALYRLGIVQGERDDAYYRRLARWGLGVGAAVTVAGSAWHIGTDWSADHAITGTIPTGIGTIPMALGYMAAIIVWNRSGSRHLECFRNTGRMALTNYLTQTVLGLLTLGWLLDGVDLTRTLIALWILGVWALALWWSTWWLERFRYGPLEWAWRCVTYRSWQPLRRSPITA
- a CDS encoding helix-turn-helix transcriptional regulator, which translates into the protein MNPIVAIRSVSRWTQARLAAAAGTSQPTIAAYEAGTKSPTWRTVEAVAEAAGLACYPAVGTPMTREELQSHALHFAIAAKLSADPDAVIRRCRRNIARMRDVNPHAARLLDEWDRILDRPVREIVARMLDPGEHARELRHVSPFAGLLSARERAAVLRSARDAA
- a CDS encoding DUF6036 family nucleotidyltransferase, producing the protein MNRDAFDHTVRAAAAVLGDEEILVIGSQALHASVPHPLPPEAERSVEVDVVPFRDADHTRADLIDGSIGEASMFHESFGYYAQGVSESTAVLPVGWRDRLVRYESPATNGVVAWCLEVHDLWLSKAAALREKDIDFCSALLDRTLVRVDTLLERLEDMDLPPERRDRVRALVDRSAAGA
- a CDS encoding GNAT family N-acetyltransferase, yielding MKLDSARIEVGTGAGDAYRRLTPDRQRTLVAPEDDMWATFADMAEPYSLTLGTQLVGRFSVDDDAQLHGFHLSDDLEDAAADVFDRIVSELNITAAVASTVDPRFLALSLTRGGAPRPVALMYDLATDPESDETVAVRLATSADHAAAVDFYQAETGSPEAFLTSFLAERIDLQELHLVEADGRITATGECRADHRSPGNAHLGLVVSSELRGRGIGSRLMHSLAEICTGHDMTPRCSTEPTNVAAQSVIRRAGFRNRHQIFRIAAQ